TCATGCCTTTGGCCATCAGACTGTCCACAATTTTCTTGGCCGACTTGCTGTCCTTGGCGCGACCCAGGATTACAGCTTCACCGGGGATGGTCCAGTCCACCATTTTGGTGCCGTACTGGCGTACCACGGGATCCCCGACGAACCCGGTCCAGGGAGCTACGTGCAGCGGATTTTCGGGAGTGTTTTTAATATACCTGACAGCCTCGATAATATCGGCGGCGTACCAGGTAGCTTCGCCCCACTTGCGGGCGTTGGCAAAAGTTTTTTCTTCTTTAACGGCGGCCCGCATACGGTTGAGCACCGGTACACAGTCGCCCAGAGTTTTGATTTCTTCACCGCTTAAGCAGCGGATGACCGGCAGAAAGTAAGCAGTATCAGGATAAGCTACGGGTTGATCCTTGCCGTAGGTGCGGATAGCCTGATTGAGCAGTATCTCCGCGTAGCTGAGGGCGGTAATAGTGCCCTCGTAGGCTTCCTTGAACAGCTTTTTGGGCTCCTTGCCCGCTTCGATGGCGCCTTCGAAAATTTGATCAAAGTTAATAGCTTCGCTCACTTCTAATTCCCTCCCTTTCGTGGTATTTTACCAGTTTTGGCACAGGCTGGTATCCAAATCCTCAGCCACCCGGCGGTGTACGCCCAATTTCCAAGCTCTGTATTCCAGAGCGTTAAGCAGTTTTTGAATAGATGTTTCGATATCGGGCTCGAGAATGAAATAACCGCCAAACACGTCGCCGGCTATTTGGGTAAGGATGCTGTAAATAAGATCGCAGCCTTCCACCGGCGGCATGGTACCCACATGGGTGGGTAGTCCAATGGTTACAGCCCAGGTGCCGATACTGGTAGCTTTACCACTCATGGCTTCAGGAGCAGAAGCTACAAAAGGCACCTTCGGGGTGTCTACGCCTAAATCTCCCGCCATTAACATCAACAGCTCAGCTGCCCGGGAGTTGTCCACACAAGATCCAATGTGGAATATCGGCGGCAGGCCATACTTCAGGTTGGCGTTGGCACTGATGCGCTTATAGAAACTCTTGAGTCCATCGCCGCAATATTCATCCACCTTGCCGGGATCCATCAGTCCGGCCTTGGCACAAGCCTGGGCATGGCAACCGGTTGAAATAACAAATACGTCATTTTGCAGCATGCCTTTGGCGATTTCGATGTGCGCCTGATCCTGGAAGGTTTTCAGGTTGGAGCAGCCTACCATAAAGGCTACGCCTTTTACCTCGCCGTTCATTATGGCATCATTTAAAACTCTGATGGGATTATCGGGATTAACGGACTTAAATACTTCCAAAATAGCTTCCAGACTCCAACCGGCCACAACCTTATTCTTCACATTGGGGATGTGCACCGGACGATTGCCGCGCTCTTTGAAGGCCTCAATGCCGTAATGGATTACTTCTTTGGCGTTTTCCATCGCCGTGGCTTCCTGATAGTCGATGTGCATAGTGCCAGGGTTCTTAACGAGATCTGAAGTTGTGATCAGTTTGGTGCCGAAGCATTGGGCTACGGTGTTCAAACCCGGCATAATGCACTGTACGTCAACTACCATGCAGTCCACGGCGCCGGTGCAAATGGCCAGTTCCTGGGATGAGAAAGAAGTAACCAGGGGTATCCCTTGGCGCATAAGCACTTCGTTACCGGTGCAGCAGATGCCGGAGAGCTGAATACCCGCGGCGCCCGCAGCCTTGGCTTCATCTTCCAATTCCCTGGCCGCAGCAACGATCATTTCACTGAGCAGCGGGTTATGACCGTGTAGAACAATATTGACTTTAGAAGGCTCCAGCACGCCCATATTGGCCTCGCTCATCACAGGTTGGGGTGTGCCAAAAATAATATCCGAAATGTCGGTGGCAATCCACTTGCCGGCCAGGTCGGCCAAACCTACCCGTACCGCACTGAATACCAGGTTTACGGGGTCATTGTCCATACCTACATGGGCTTGAGTGACCAAATCGGAAATAGTGGCATGAACCCCGTGGGGCATTACATTGCGTTCCCGATAGTTCGCATTTCTTTCTTTGGTAACCATATTGGCAATCCAGGTGGCTTCGCCTTCGCCTTTAAGCCGTTTGAAGTCTTCCAGCGCTTTTTCAGCCAGTTCTTTGGCCAAGGTGTTATTATCTTTACCTTCTGTTTCAATGTCTACCTTGCGGCAGATTCTAAGCAGCTTTTCCGGGTCTTTAATAGAATAATCCGGCGCGTGGCCTTCGGCGATCATATGCAGTACGTGAGCAATGTGATTACCGTGCTGAGCGTGGGACGCGCAGCCTGTGAGGATCATCAGGCCAACGCTGCGAGCTACGATGGTCCAGGCATTGGCGCCACAGATACCTCTGCTGGCAGGGCCTTCATCTGCTTTAATACGGCAGGGACCCATCATGCAGAAACGGCAGCAAATACCTTTATAGCCGAATTGACATTGCGGCTGTTGGGCCAGTACCCGGTCAAAAGCTGTAATTATCCCTTTTTCTTTGGCCACATCGATCATCTCAAGAGCCGCAGGGTCAACAGTGCGCTTGACGTTTTTAGGTTCAATAACCCGTGGCGACTTGTTCGAAGGCCGACTGGTCAGGCTTATATCTCTAAACCTTGGCATTACTTTAACCTCCTTAAGAAAGATAGTTGATTAACTTACATGGTTCAGCCGAAGAAACTCCCCCCATAACTTCAGACCGCCCCAATAGCTGATAATTATATATGGCTTTTCCTTGTTATCGATCACCTGCCTCCTCCGAAATTTTAAGGCAAATCTGCTGCATCTCCGCCAGTAATTCTCCCCCAAATTCCGTGGCTTGAGAAGGTTCCATAGCATTTGCCCAAATAGATTCGGAAAATTTTATAAACCCCAGGATTATATTGCCCGGGAAAATTGATTCAATAAAATTTTTTTCTTTTTCTGTGTGAATTTTATTGGCGATAATACCTACTTTTTTAATACCCAGGTCGCTTGCCATTCTCTGTACGTTTTTAGCTGTATTGACGCTGTTGCGGCTGGGTTCAACCACTACCAGCATCATATCCACTCCCCGGGCCGTGCCCCTGCTCAAATGTTCAATACCGGCGCCCATATCCATAATAACGGTATCTTTTTTGTCCAGCAGCAGCGATGTTACCAGGGCATTTAAAAATGT
This genomic interval from Desulfoscipio sp. XC116 contains the following:
- the cooS gene encoding anaerobic carbon-monoxide dehydrogenase catalytic subunit, with the protein product MPRFRDISLTSRPSNKSPRVIEPKNVKRTVDPAALEMIDVAKEKGIITAFDRVLAQQPQCQFGYKGICCRFCMMGPCRIKADEGPASRGICGANAWTIVARSVGLMILTGCASHAQHGNHIAHVLHMIAEGHAPDYSIKDPEKLLRICRKVDIETEGKDNNTLAKELAEKALEDFKRLKGEGEATWIANMVTKERNANYRERNVMPHGVHATISDLVTQAHVGMDNDPVNLVFSAVRVGLADLAGKWIATDISDIIFGTPQPVMSEANMGVLEPSKVNIVLHGHNPLLSEMIVAAARELEDEAKAAGAAGIQLSGICCTGNEVLMRQGIPLVTSFSSQELAICTGAVDCMVVDVQCIMPGLNTVAQCFGTKLITTSDLVKNPGTMHIDYQEATAMENAKEVIHYGIEAFKERGNRPVHIPNVKNKVVAGWSLEAILEVFKSVNPDNPIRVLNDAIMNGEVKGVAFMVGCSNLKTFQDQAHIEIAKGMLQNDVFVISTGCHAQACAKAGLMDPGKVDEYCGDGLKSFYKRISANANLKYGLPPIFHIGSCVDNSRAAELLMLMAGDLGVDTPKVPFVASAPEAMSGKATSIGTWAVTIGLPTHVGTMPPVEGCDLIYSILTQIAGDVFGGYFILEPDIETSIQKLLNALEYRAWKLGVHRRVAEDLDTSLCQNW
- a CDS encoding AAA family ATPase, whose product is MKLAISGKGGVGKTTIASALAKIFAQNKGTVYAIDADPDACLAAAIGIPEEEAVKLKPVVEMRDAIRNKIGDGAIYVLNPKLDDFLDDYSYKFNNIRFFRMGDPKKGGSDCYCRENTFLNALVTSLLLDKKDTVIMDMGAGIEHLSRGTARGVDMMLVVVEPSRNSVNTAKNVQRMASDLGIKKVGIIANKIHTEKEKNFIESIFPGNIILGFIKFSESIWANAMEPSQATEFGGELLAEMQQICLKISEEAGDR